One window from the genome of Halomicrobium zhouii encodes:
- a CDS encoding GNAT family N-acetyltransferase — protein sequence MTGATDPDRERGATDPYTVRRFRPEDRDGVIALDRIVWDRDRGPDWFRWKYESNPFVDDVPVFVVERDGQIVGARPFMAFRIRTGETVVDALQPSDTMVHPDHRRRGLFTRMTRRAIAAYADEEPSLLFNYPNDAARPGYEKLGWRTVGPQVTFYRIQDPARLLSARFDAAAEPLVRRTVRPLVRAVRRPPSRLPRRADVDVASQRGVPHATLASLYEGSVPRRFHALRDEALLAWRFGSPVWSRRTYLARRDGTAVAALVARTRTLADGVTVTQIADVLPMAGDEYERGAATTLLGPVVRDHAESTLIAAITGPIRSAALERHGFRPDDRPPLSWVRDRSKTLAVRPMRLSASSWTLDGRPIDDPANWTGTFVERDTT from the coding sequence ATGACTGGTGCCACCGATCCGGACCGGGAACGCGGGGCGACGGACCCGTACACGGTCCGTCGATTCCGTCCCGAGGACAGGGACGGCGTGATAGCGCTCGATCGGATCGTCTGGGACCGTGACCGGGGCCCCGACTGGTTCCGGTGGAAGTACGAGTCGAACCCGTTCGTCGACGACGTCCCGGTGTTCGTGGTCGAGCGTGACGGCCAAATCGTCGGGGCGCGTCCGTTCATGGCCTTCCGGATACGCACCGGCGAGACGGTCGTCGACGCACTGCAGCCGAGCGACACCATGGTCCACCCGGATCACCGGCGACGCGGCCTCTTCACCCGCATGACGCGGCGAGCGATAGCGGCCTACGCCGACGAGGAGCCCAGCTTGCTGTTCAACTACCCGAACGACGCCGCCCGGCCCGGGTACGAGAAACTCGGCTGGCGGACGGTCGGACCGCAGGTGACGTTCTACCGGATTCAGGACCCCGCACGGCTCCTCTCGGCCCGGTTCGACGCTGCGGCGGAGCCGCTCGTCCGCCGGACGGTCCGGCCGCTGGTCCGCGCGGTCCGTCGTCCTCCCAGCCGACTGCCCCGGCGTGCGGACGTCGACGTCGCGTCCCAGCGCGGGGTTCCGCACGCGACGCTCGCGTCGCTCTACGAAGGCAGTGTCCCCCGCAGGTTCCACGCGCTCCGCGACGAGGCGCTCCTCGCGTGGCGGTTCGGGAGCCCCGTCTGGTCCCGACGGACGTATCTCGCGAGACGCGACGGCACCGCCGTCGCGGCGCTGGTCGCGCGGACCCGGACACTCGCCGACGGCGTCACCGTAACCCAGATAGCGGACGTCCTGCCGATGGCCGGCGACGAGTACGAGCGGGGGGCCGCCACGACCCTCCTGGGACCGGTGGTCCGGGACCACGCGGAGTCGACGCTTATCGCCGCAATCACGGGCCCGATCCGTTCGGCGGCCCTCGAACGGCACGGGTTCAGGCCGGACGACCGGCCACCGCTCTCGTGGGTGCGCGACCGGTCCAAGACCCTCGCGGTCCGGCCCATGCGGCTCTCGGCCTCGTCGTGGACGCTGGACGGGCGCCCGATCGACGATCCGGCGAACTGGACGGGGACGTTCGTCGAGCGCGACACCACGTGA
- a CDS encoding TylF/MycF/NovP-related O-methyltransferase, translating to MFETSDARRAVARAYRLAIAAAALPIVLADYFDPDTGAAYDVGLASKLVLAARMVRNNWQIPTGSSFVEHLVMAAAILKVPPEVDGCVVECGCFKGGSTANLSLVAGLCDRTLHVFDSFEGMPEPTADDETHLVVDSERVHSYEENSWEATVAEVEANVVAYGDPGAVVFHPGYFDETMPGFDEPCVAAFLDVGLRTSAETALEHLWPVLRNDSRCFTHEAKHMDMADLFFDREWWRETLDSEPPGLVGAGSGIGLHPGPNGFSSLLAYTVKNPAVDDYAVVAQTGADNVVDVGRTGSD from the coding sequence ATGTTCGAGACGTCAGACGCGCGTCGCGCGGTGGCCCGCGCGTACCGCCTCGCGATCGCCGCCGCGGCACTGCCGATCGTCCTCGCCGACTACTTCGACCCGGACACCGGCGCGGCCTACGACGTCGGCCTCGCGTCGAAACTCGTCCTCGCGGCGCGGATGGTACGGAACAACTGGCAGATCCCGACCGGATCGAGCTTCGTCGAACACCTGGTGATGGCAGCCGCCATCCTCAAGGTTCCCCCGGAGGTCGACGGCTGCGTCGTCGAGTGCGGCTGCTTCAAGGGCGGTAGCACCGCCAACCTGTCGCTCGTGGCGGGGCTGTGTGACCGCACCCTCCACGTGTTCGACTCCTTCGAGGGGATGCCCGAACCCACGGCGGACGACGAGACGCACCTGGTCGTCGACTCCGAGCGGGTCCACTCCTACGAGGAGAACTCCTGGGAGGCGACCGTCGCCGAGGTGGAGGCCAACGTCGTCGCCTACGGCGACCCCGGCGCCGTGGTGTTCCACCCGGGCTACTTCGACGAGACGATGCCGGGGTTCGACGAGCCCTGCGTCGCCGCCTTCCTCGACGTCGGCCTCCGGACGTCCGCGGAGACGGCCCTCGAACACCTCTGGCCCGTGCTCCGGAACGACAGCCGCTGTTTCACCCACGAGGCCAAGCACATGGACATGGCCGACCTCTTCTTCGACCGGGAGTGGTGGCGCGAGACGCTCGATTCGGAGCCGCCGGGACTCGTCGGCGCCGGGAGCGGCATCGGTCTCCACCCCGGTCCGAACGGCTTCTCCAGCCTGCTGGCTTACACCGTCAAGAACCCCGCCGTCGACGACTACGCCGTCGTCGCCCAGACGGGCGCCGACAACGTGGTCGACGTGGGCCGGACCGGGTCGGACTGA
- a CDS encoding NUDIX hydrolase, with product MTDRNAADGPTGDDLAWETLDASTAYSCDGFDVVNQSVRLPDGTESEFDYLSESEAVVVLPFTPDGDVVVIDEWRQAVDRVNRGLPAGSIEPEDDDPVAAAHRELVEETGHEASVVDHLTSVEPANGFADSYFHYFVAHGCEPTAEQRLDHNESIRVETTTFDELVEDVRTGDLQDGRSAFAVLHYALFEDGSSQR from the coding sequence ATGACCGACCGCAACGCCGCAGACGGGCCGACCGGCGACGACCTCGCCTGGGAGACGCTCGACGCCAGCACCGCCTACAGCTGCGACGGGTTCGACGTGGTCAACCAGTCGGTTCGACTCCCGGACGGCACCGAGTCGGAGTTCGACTACCTCTCGGAGAGCGAAGCCGTCGTCGTCCTCCCGTTCACGCCCGACGGCGACGTCGTCGTCATCGACGAGTGGCGCCAGGCGGTCGACCGCGTCAACCGCGGCCTGCCCGCGGGGAGTATCGAACCCGAAGACGACGACCCCGTCGCCGCCGCCCACCGCGAACTCGTCGAGGAGACCGGCCACGAGGCCAGCGTGGTCGACCACCTCACCAGCGTCGAACCGGCCAACGGCTTCGCGGACTCGTACTTCCACTACTTCGTCGCTCACGGGTGTGAACCGACGGCCGAACAGCGACTCGACCACAACGAGTCCATTCGGGTCGAGACGACGACGTTCGACGAACTGGTCGAGGACGTGCGTACGGGCGACCTCCAGGACGGCCGGTCCGCGTTCGCCGTCCTCCACTACGCGCTGTTCGAGGACGGATCGTCGCAGCGATGA
- the mntA gene encoding type VII toxin-antitoxin system MntA family adenylyltransferase antitoxin: MDEPGEPAIDEVDVEGMREYLAGEEVVFALLFGSHARGTADASSDVDVALRFPGEMDAHERFRRRNRIDAALQEYADGFVDVSDISSLPIPVAHAALRDGVRLVGDEQTIDEYRTQVQTEYESSSAARKADDEAFIERLARGEI; the protein is encoded by the coding sequence ATGGACGAGCCTGGGGAGCCAGCCATCGACGAGGTAGACGTCGAGGGGATGCGCGAGTATCTCGCCGGTGAAGAAGTCGTGTTCGCACTCCTGTTCGGCTCGCACGCGCGCGGAACCGCCGACGCCTCGTCGGACGTCGACGTCGCGCTTCGATTCCCCGGCGAGATGGACGCACACGAGCGGTTCCGCCGACGCAACCGTATCGACGCAGCACTGCAGGAGTACGCCGACGGGTTCGTCGACGTCAGTGACATCAGTTCGTTGCCGATCCCGGTCGCGCACGCTGCCCTTCGAGACGGCGTCCGTCTCGTCGGCGACGAGCAGACCATCGACGAATACCGGACCCAGGTCCAGACCGAATACGAGTCCTCGTCAGCCGCACGGAAAGCCGACGACGAAGCCTTCATCGAGCGACTCGCCCGGGGAGAGATCTAG
- the hepT gene encoding type VII toxin-antitoxin system HepT family RNase toxin: MVDEEIVVDKLRHINEYTEDLKQMRGMSKDKYVNDVVIQRAVERTLMNLIQSCIDLAQHIRAAENLSPSGTSKKEIEALGDAGIISDETQARMEEAVGFRNILAHRYGDVDHDIVYDVLHSDVHWFEQFQQAVAQWFQDRDAT; the protein is encoded by the coding sequence ATGGTGGACGAGGAGATCGTCGTCGACAAACTCCGGCACATCAACGAGTACACCGAGGACCTGAAGCAGATGCGCGGAATGTCAAAGGACAAATACGTGAACGACGTCGTGATTCAACGGGCCGTCGAACGGACGTTGATGAACCTCATACAGTCCTGTATCGACCTCGCTCAACACATTCGAGCGGCCGAGAATCTCTCACCGAGTGGAACCTCGAAGAAGGAAATCGAAGCCCTCGGGGATGCGGGGATCATCTCTGACGAGACACAGGCACGGATGGAGGAGGCAGTGGGATTCCGGAACATCCTCGCGCATCGGTACGGTGACGTTGACCACGACATCGTGTACGACGTACTCCACAGCGATGTTCACTGGTTCGAACAGTTTCAGCAAGCGGTCGCGCAGTGGTTTCAGGACCGGGACGCCACGTAG